CCCGCAGGAGATCGGCAGCATCATCGGCAAGGTAAGGGCTGGGGggccctgggctgtgctggcccTGTGAGCTCCTGGCCCTGACCACCGGCCCTGTTCCTCTCCCCGCAGAAAGGAGAGACGGTTAAGAGGATACGGGAGCAGGTAGGGGCGTACCGGGCGGCTGCGGGTTCCTCTGTCCCGGTGCCTCCCACCGTCTGGCAGGGTCCCTGCCCAGCCCGGGCACCCCAGGCTGGACGCACGGGGCGGCGGGATGGGGAGACCCTGGGGgcatggggaaaggaaaagccgAAGGGGGCAGCATCAAGGATGAAGCCCCCGGTGAGCTCTCTGCCACGGGGGAGGTCAAGCCCAAGGGCCTGCAACGtgctgcccccccgccccgtgctGGCCGGGCACGAGGTCCCCCTGACAGGGCACgccgctgtccccagagcagtgcACGCATCACCATCTCGGAGGGGTCCTGCCCCGAGCGCATCACCACCATCACCGGCTCCACCGATGCCGTCTTCCGTGCCGTCTCCATGATCGCCTTCAagctggaggaggtgggcagcccccccttccccagcaaggcgccgggagccccccccccccctccaccccccatgCCTTGGAGGTCCAATGCCACGTGTGTGTCCCCCCCTCGCCTCCGCAGgacctgggagcagggagcgcCGAGGGGGCCGCGGCGGGCAGAGCGCCGGTGACGCTGCGCCTCGTCATCCCCGCCAGCCAGTGCGGCTCGCTCATCGGCAAGGCTGGAGCGAAGATCAGAGAGATCCGGGAGGTGAGGCTGGGGAGGCCAGGCCCCGGGAGGAGGCCCCATCGGTCACCCCACGTCGCTCGCCCCACGGCTCGGGTGCCACCGCGCTCCCCGAGAAGCGATGCAGGAGCAGAGTATCACCCCTCGGGTCCCACAAAGGTCccgggaggggctggggggggagagCGAGAGGCATggcagcccccccaccccccccagcagccccctttGCCTCCCCAGAGTACGGGGGCTCAGGTGCAGGTGGCTGGCGACCTCCTGCCCAATTCCACTGAGCGCGCTGTCACCGTCTCGGGGGTGCCGGACACCATCATCCAGTGCGTCAGGCAGATCTGCGCCGTCATCCTGGAGGTAGCCGCCCAGCCCCGGGCACGGCAGCCCACGGGAGCACCCCTGCCCAGCCTGCCGGCGGTGTGGGAGGCAgtaggagctgggggggggggggatcaccTGACCCCATCTCATCCCCTccgcctccttccctccctttccaGTCGCCTCCGAAGGGGGCCACCATCCCCTACCACCCCGGGCTCTCCCTGGGCACCATCCTGCTCTCTGCCAACCAGGTAAGGggctcggggcgggggggcccAGCCTCT
This region of Oxyura jamaicensis isolate SHBP4307 breed ruddy duck chromosome 12 unlocalized genomic scaffold, BPBGC_Ojam_1.0 oxy12_random_OJ72159, whole genome shotgun sequence genomic DNA includes:
- the PCBP4 gene encoding poly(rC)-binding protein 4, with product MASPDGASGAEGGPEEPELSITLTLRMLMHGKEIGSIIGKKGETVKRIREQSSARITISEGSCPERITTITGSTDAVFRAVSMIAFKLEEDLGAGSAEGAAAGRAPVTLRLVIPASQCGSLIGKAGAKIREIRESTGAQVQVAGDLLPNSTERAVTVSGVPDTIIQCVRQICAVILESPPKGATIPYHPGLSLGTILLSANQGFSMQGQYGGVSPAEVTKLQQLSGHTVPFTSLGHPPSMVPGLDSSSQSSSQEFLVPNDLIGCIIGRHGSKISEIRQMSGAHIKIGNQTEGSSERHVTITGSPVSITLAQYLITAW